In a single window of the Papaver somniferum cultivar HN1 chromosome 8, ASM357369v1, whole genome shotgun sequence genome:
- the LOC113301713 gene encoding putative cyclic nucleotide-gated ion channel 7 isoform X1: MFDCGYKSQYMGGQREKFVRYKKLDDLDSRLSLSPDASRMNKCGFNIDGLARGGGGGNVMKTPSRSFTSGVRKGSEGLRNIGRRIRKKSFFQKLATRIYDPQDKFLLIWNRLFVISCILAVSIDPLFFYLPVFTHGANCLGIDTKLAKTTTALRTIVDSFYVIHIFLQFRTAYIAPSSRVFGRGELVVDSKQIAKRYLRWYFIVDFLAVLPLPQAVVWSFLRHKKGSDVLSTKQALLFIVLLQYIPRFLRILPLTTELKRTAGVFAETAFAGAAYYLLWYLLASHIVGAFWYLLAVERNDTCWLKACASVKECNVTFLYCSHHTEGFDTWLNMSGPILKNECSANDDNLSFNFGIYSQAVTSDIIASRKFLSKYCYSLWWGLQNLSTLGQGLQTSTYPGEVIFSIALAIFGLILMALLIGNMQTYLQSLTIRLEEMRIKRRDSEQWMHHRLLPPELRERVRRYDQYKWLETRGVDEENLVQNLPKDLRRDIKRHLCLALVRRVPLFENLDERLLDAICERLKPSLYTDKTYIVREGDPVDEMLFIIRGRLESVTTDGGRSGFFNRSILKEGDFCGEELLTWALDPKTGSSLPSSTRTVKAFTEVEAFALIAEELKFVASQFRRLHSRQVQHTFRFYSQQWRTWAACFIQAAWRRYSKRKTTELRRQELEDDELELEEEGSDEAVDDNDKGGPSFGATIYASRFAANALRGVHRLRSNSSKSGRNLMKLQKPPEPDFAADDA, from the exons ATGTTTGATTGTGGTTATAAGTCACAGTATATGGGAGGACAACGAGAGAAATTCGTAAGGTACAAAAA GTTGGACGATTTGGATTCTAGATTATCGTTGTCACCTGATGCTAGCAGAATGAATAAGTGTGGATTCAATATTGATGGGCTGGcacgtggtggtggtggtggtaatgtaaTGAAGACCCCTTCGAGATCCTTTACGAGCGGAGTTAGAAAGGGATCTGAAGGCCTTAGGAATATTGGGAGGCGTATTAGGAAGAAGTCATTCTTTCAAAAACTCGCGACGAGGATATATGACCCCCAAGACAAATTCCTTCTTATTTGGAATCGACTGTTTGTTATTTCATGTATTCTTGCAGTATCCATTGATCCCTTGTTCTTTTATCTTCCGGTATTCACCCATGGAGCAAATTGTCTTGGTATAGACACAAAATTAGCCAAGACAACCACTGCCTTACGGACAATCGTAGATTCCTTTTATGTTATTCATATTTTTCTCCAGTTTCGAACAGCTTATATTGCCCCATCATCTCGTGTTTTTGGCCGCGGTGAACTGGTAGTCGATTCTAAACAGATAGCAAAGCGTTATTTGCGGTGGTACTTTATCGTGGATTTTCTCGCCGTGCTACCCCTTCCACAG GCTGTAGTATGGAGTTTTCTTCGCCACAAAAAAGGTTCAGATGTACTGTCAACGAAACAAGCTTTGCTTTTCATTGTCTTGCTTCAATATATTCCAAGGTTTCTGCGCATTCTACCCCTAACAACTGAACTGAAGAGGACTGCTGGTGTCTTTGCTGAAACTGCTTTTGCCGGCGCTGCTTATTATCTGCTTTGGTACTTGCTTGCCAGTCAT ATTGTTGGGGCTTTCTGGTACCTATTAGCTGTAGAGCGTAATGATACATGCTGGTTGAAAGCTTGTGCTTCTGTCAAAGAATGCAATGTCACTTTCTTGTATTGTAGCCACCACACAGAAGGTTTCGACACGTGGCTCAACATGAGTGGACCTATTCTCAAGAACGAATGTTCTGCAAATGATGACAATTTGTCATTTAATTTTGGAATTTATAGTCAGGCTGTAACATCTGACATTATTGCTTCCAGAAAGTTCCTATCCAAATATTGTTACTCTTTGTGGTGGGGTCTACAAAATTTGAG TACACTTGGCCAGGGGCTTCAAACTAGTACTTACCCTGGAGAGGTGATCTTCTCAATTGCACTTGCCATCTTTGGGCTCATCCTTATGGCACTTTTGATAGGGAATATGCAG ACTTATCTTCAGTCTCTTACAATTCGTTTGGAGGAGATGAGAATCAAACGGCGTGATTCAGAGCAGTGGATGCATCATCGATTGCTTCCACCAGAACTGAGAGAGAGAGTCAGGCGTTATGATCAGTATAAGTGGCTGGAAACACGAGGAGTTGATGAAGAAAACCTGGTCCAGAACTTACCGAAGGACCTTAGGAGGGATATCAAACGCCATCTTTGTTTGGCTTTGGTGAGAAGG GTTCCTCTATTTGAAAATTTGGACGAACGATTACTAGATGCCATCTGTGAACGGCTGAAACCTAGTCTGTACACCGATAAAACTTATATAGTCCGGGAAGGAGATCCAGTGGATGAGATGCTTTTCATTATACGTGGGCGCCTAGAGAGTGTAACGACTGATGGCGGAAGGAGTGGATTTTTTAATAGGAGTATTCTAAAGGAGGGGGATTTCTGTGGTGAGGAGCTTTTAACTTGGGCGTTGGATCCCAAAACGGGTTCGAGCCTCCCATCATCTACTAGGACTGTGAAGGCTTTTACAGAAGTAGAGGCTTTTGCCTTGATAGCTGAAGAATTGAAATTTGTAGCCAGTCAATTTAGGCGTCTTCATAGCAGACAAGTTCAACATACATTCCGATTCTACTCGCAGCAGTGGAGAACTTGGGCTGCTTGCTTTATTCAAGCAGCGTGGAGGCGGTACTCCAAGAGGAAAACAACGGAACTTCGACGACAGGAACTAGAAGATGACGAACTAGAACTAGAAGAAGAGGGATCAGATGAGGCAGTCGATGACAATGACAAGGGTGGTCCCTCTTTTGGTGCCACAATCTATGCTTCTCGATTTGCAGCTAATGCCCTTCGTGGAGTTCACAGGCTCCGAAGCAATTCCAGCAAGAGTGGTAGGAACTTGATGAAACTTCAAAAACCTCCAGAACCCGACTTTGCTGCTGATGATGCATAG
- the LOC113301713 gene encoding putative cyclic nucleotide-gated ion channel 7 isoform X2, with the protein MFDCGYKSQYMGGQREKFVRLDDLDSRLSLSPDASRMNKCGFNIDGLARGGGGGNVMKTPSRSFTSGVRKGSEGLRNIGRRIRKKSFFQKLATRIYDPQDKFLLIWNRLFVISCILAVSIDPLFFYLPVFTHGANCLGIDTKLAKTTTALRTIVDSFYVIHIFLQFRTAYIAPSSRVFGRGELVVDSKQIAKRYLRWYFIVDFLAVLPLPQAVVWSFLRHKKGSDVLSTKQALLFIVLLQYIPRFLRILPLTTELKRTAGVFAETAFAGAAYYLLWYLLASHIVGAFWYLLAVERNDTCWLKACASVKECNVTFLYCSHHTEGFDTWLNMSGPILKNECSANDDNLSFNFGIYSQAVTSDIIASRKFLSKYCYSLWWGLQNLSTLGQGLQTSTYPGEVIFSIALAIFGLILMALLIGNMQTYLQSLTIRLEEMRIKRRDSEQWMHHRLLPPELRERVRRYDQYKWLETRGVDEENLVQNLPKDLRRDIKRHLCLALVRRVPLFENLDERLLDAICERLKPSLYTDKTYIVREGDPVDEMLFIIRGRLESVTTDGGRSGFFNRSILKEGDFCGEELLTWALDPKTGSSLPSSTRTVKAFTEVEAFALIAEELKFVASQFRRLHSRQVQHTFRFYSQQWRTWAACFIQAAWRRYSKRKTTELRRQELEDDELELEEEGSDEAVDDNDKGGPSFGATIYASRFAANALRGVHRLRSNSSKSGRNLMKLQKPPEPDFAADDA; encoded by the exons ATGTTTGATTGTGGTTATAAGTCACAGTATATGGGAGGACAACGAGAGAAATTCGTAAG GTTGGACGATTTGGATTCTAGATTATCGTTGTCACCTGATGCTAGCAGAATGAATAAGTGTGGATTCAATATTGATGGGCTGGcacgtggtggtggtggtggtaatgtaaTGAAGACCCCTTCGAGATCCTTTACGAGCGGAGTTAGAAAGGGATCTGAAGGCCTTAGGAATATTGGGAGGCGTATTAGGAAGAAGTCATTCTTTCAAAAACTCGCGACGAGGATATATGACCCCCAAGACAAATTCCTTCTTATTTGGAATCGACTGTTTGTTATTTCATGTATTCTTGCAGTATCCATTGATCCCTTGTTCTTTTATCTTCCGGTATTCACCCATGGAGCAAATTGTCTTGGTATAGACACAAAATTAGCCAAGACAACCACTGCCTTACGGACAATCGTAGATTCCTTTTATGTTATTCATATTTTTCTCCAGTTTCGAACAGCTTATATTGCCCCATCATCTCGTGTTTTTGGCCGCGGTGAACTGGTAGTCGATTCTAAACAGATAGCAAAGCGTTATTTGCGGTGGTACTTTATCGTGGATTTTCTCGCCGTGCTACCCCTTCCACAG GCTGTAGTATGGAGTTTTCTTCGCCACAAAAAAGGTTCAGATGTACTGTCAACGAAACAAGCTTTGCTTTTCATTGTCTTGCTTCAATATATTCCAAGGTTTCTGCGCATTCTACCCCTAACAACTGAACTGAAGAGGACTGCTGGTGTCTTTGCTGAAACTGCTTTTGCCGGCGCTGCTTATTATCTGCTTTGGTACTTGCTTGCCAGTCAT ATTGTTGGGGCTTTCTGGTACCTATTAGCTGTAGAGCGTAATGATACATGCTGGTTGAAAGCTTGTGCTTCTGTCAAAGAATGCAATGTCACTTTCTTGTATTGTAGCCACCACACAGAAGGTTTCGACACGTGGCTCAACATGAGTGGACCTATTCTCAAGAACGAATGTTCTGCAAATGATGACAATTTGTCATTTAATTTTGGAATTTATAGTCAGGCTGTAACATCTGACATTATTGCTTCCAGAAAGTTCCTATCCAAATATTGTTACTCTTTGTGGTGGGGTCTACAAAATTTGAG TACACTTGGCCAGGGGCTTCAAACTAGTACTTACCCTGGAGAGGTGATCTTCTCAATTGCACTTGCCATCTTTGGGCTCATCCTTATGGCACTTTTGATAGGGAATATGCAG ACTTATCTTCAGTCTCTTACAATTCGTTTGGAGGAGATGAGAATCAAACGGCGTGATTCAGAGCAGTGGATGCATCATCGATTGCTTCCACCAGAACTGAGAGAGAGAGTCAGGCGTTATGATCAGTATAAGTGGCTGGAAACACGAGGAGTTGATGAAGAAAACCTGGTCCAGAACTTACCGAAGGACCTTAGGAGGGATATCAAACGCCATCTTTGTTTGGCTTTGGTGAGAAGG GTTCCTCTATTTGAAAATTTGGACGAACGATTACTAGATGCCATCTGTGAACGGCTGAAACCTAGTCTGTACACCGATAAAACTTATATAGTCCGGGAAGGAGATCCAGTGGATGAGATGCTTTTCATTATACGTGGGCGCCTAGAGAGTGTAACGACTGATGGCGGAAGGAGTGGATTTTTTAATAGGAGTATTCTAAAGGAGGGGGATTTCTGTGGTGAGGAGCTTTTAACTTGGGCGTTGGATCCCAAAACGGGTTCGAGCCTCCCATCATCTACTAGGACTGTGAAGGCTTTTACAGAAGTAGAGGCTTTTGCCTTGATAGCTGAAGAATTGAAATTTGTAGCCAGTCAATTTAGGCGTCTTCATAGCAGACAAGTTCAACATACATTCCGATTCTACTCGCAGCAGTGGAGAACTTGGGCTGCTTGCTTTATTCAAGCAGCGTGGAGGCGGTACTCCAAGAGGAAAACAACGGAACTTCGACGACAGGAACTAGAAGATGACGAACTAGAACTAGAAGAAGAGGGATCAGATGAGGCAGTCGATGACAATGACAAGGGTGGTCCCTCTTTTGGTGCCACAATCTATGCTTCTCGATTTGCAGCTAATGCCCTTCGTGGAGTTCACAGGCTCCGAAGCAATTCCAGCAAGAGTGGTAGGAACTTGATGAAACTTCAAAAACCTCCAGAACCCGACTTTGCTGCTGATGATGCATAG
- the LOC113301714 gene encoding sm-like protein LSM8 isoform X1 → MSGGPGLESLVDQQISVITNDGRNIVGVLKGFDQATNIILDESHERVYSTKEGVQQLVLGLYIIRGDNISIVGEVDEELDSNLDMSKLRAHPLKPIIH, encoded by the exons ATGTCAGGTGGACCTGGACTTGAGTCTCTTGTTGATC AGCAAATCTCGGTTATAACAAATGATGGGCGAAATATAGTG GGAGTTCTAAAAGGTTTTGACCAGGCTACCAATATCATTCTGGATGAATCTCATGAAAGGGTTTACTCTACAAAG GAAGGTGTCCAACAACTTGTATTAGGCTTGTACATCATAAGGGGTGACAACAT AAGTATTGTTGGGGAAGTAGATGAAGAACTCGACTCCAATCTAGACATGTCAAAATTAAGAGCACATCCTCTTAAACCAATAATTCACTGA
- the LOC113301714 gene encoding sm-like protein LSM8 isoform X2: MSEQISVITNDGRNIVGVLKGFDQATNIILDESHERVYSTKEGVQQLVLGLYIIRGDNISIVGEVDEELDSNLDMSKLRAHPLKPIIH; the protein is encoded by the exons ATGTCAG AGCAAATCTCGGTTATAACAAATGATGGGCGAAATATAGTG GGAGTTCTAAAAGGTTTTGACCAGGCTACCAATATCATTCTGGATGAATCTCATGAAAGGGTTTACTCTACAAAG GAAGGTGTCCAACAACTTGTATTAGGCTTGTACATCATAAGGGGTGACAACAT AAGTATTGTTGGGGAAGTAGATGAAGAACTCGACTCCAATCTAGACATGTCAAAATTAAGAGCACATCCTCTTAAACCAATAATTCACTGA